The Theileria orientalis strain Shintoku DNA, chromosome 2, complete genome genome has a window encoding:
- a CDS encoding peptidyl-prolyl cis-trans isomerase: protein MGSSKHRHSKDKLYILPSELARTQAPTATNRPAELVPLDSCFLSLVPFTNPFCTIEGHVFDHDKIKEFVSKYGRNPVTGETLTMDDLFPLHFTKDEKNFFQCPLSLKRFTSGSHIVAVRTSGNVYGYSTLKQVAAKQSDGSMSDPLSGIKFTKADIVTIQDPHNTDLRTIANFKHVNSTYFKAQRSENEIKGNHIYSAVMTKMVERPELLDKHAKIFKSDQSDAPDRPKHELFTTGSHASSFTSTSVDPSYRVEYRDKTVFEVRLPLYEYVKRRKQKGYVKLSTSDGDLNVMLHADRVPVACDNFLQHCEDGYYDGTEFFRCVPDFMIQGGDPTNTGRGGESAFSTRARRDGVSEAVPRFFRDEFDNTLFHVGAGVLSMANKGKHTNGSQFFITFNTCSHLDNVHTVFGKVVGGLEVLRRWNALKVDDEERPLKPPRLLATLVYCNPFEEARRALDKEREEQLLESRKRANRNTKKWLFDAASSEAPDSKRAKLNEVGYLIKK from the exons ATGGGAAGTAGCAAGCATCGCCACAGCAAGGacaaattatacattttgCCTTCTGAGTTAGCCAGGACTCAGGCTCCCACGGCCACCAACAGGCCTGCCGAGCTCGTTCCGCTGGATTCCTGCTTCCTCTCCCTCGTTCCCTTCACTAACCCCTTTTGTACCATAGAAGGTCATGTTTTTGACCACGATAAGATTAAAGAGTTTGTTTCCAAGTATGGAAGGAACCCAGTTACAGGTGAAACTTTAACCATGGATGACCTGTTTCCCTTACATTTTACTAAGGACGAGAAAAACTTTTTTCAGTGCCCGCTTTCACTCAAAAGGTTCACTTCAGGCTCCCACATTGTGGCTGTGAGGACTTCCGGGAACGTGTACGGCTATTCGACGCTAAAACAGGTGGCAGCAAAGCAATCTGACGGCTCCATGAGCGATCCTCTATCTG GGATTAAGTTTACCAAGGCAGATATAGTCACCATTCAGGACCCTCATAACACCGACCTGAGGACCATCGCAAACTTCAAGCACGTGAACTCGACGTACTTCAAGGCGCAGAGGAGCGAGAACGAGATCAAGGGCAACCACATCTACTCCGCAGTGATGACCAAGATGGTCGAGAGGccggagctgctggacaagcACGCGAAGATCTTCAAAAGCGACCAGAGCGACGCACCCGACCGGCCGAAGCACGAGCTGTTCACCACCGGCAGCCACGCGAGCAGCTTCACGTCGACGTCAGTCGACCCCAGCTACCGCGTCGAGTACCGCGACAAGACCGTCTTCGAGGTGCGGCTGCCGCTCTACGAGTACGTGAAGCGGCGGAAGCAGAAGGGCTACGTTAAGCTGAGCACCAGCGACGGCGACCTCAACGTGATGCTCCACGCCGACCGCGTCCCCGTCGCCTGCGACAACTTCCTGCAGCACTGCGAGGACGGCTACTACGACGGCACCGAGTTCTTCCGCTGCGTGCCCGACTTCATGATCCAGGGCGGGGACCCTACGAACACGGGCCGCGGCGGCGAGAGCGCCTTTTCCACCAGGGCCAGGCGGGACGGGGTCTCCGAGGCCGTCCCCCGGTTCTTCCGCGACGAGTTCGACAACACGCTCTTCCACGTCGGCGCGGGCGTGCTCTCCATGGCCAACAAGGGGAAACACACCAACGGCTCGCAGTTCTTCATCACCTTCAACACCTGCTCGCACCTCGACAACGTGCACACGGTGTTCGGCAAGGTCGTGGGCGGCCTCGAGGTGCTGCGGCGCTGGAACGCCCTCAAggtcgacgacgaggagcgTCCCCTGAAGCCTCCCCGGCTCCTCGCCACCCTCGTCTACTGCAACCCCTTCGAGGAGGCCCGGAGGGCCCTCGACAAGGAGCGCGAGGAGCAGCTGCTCGAGTCGCGGAAGCGCGCCAACAGGAACACGAAGAAGTGGCTCTTCGACGCTGCCTCCTCCGAGGCTCCAGACTCTAAGCGCGCGAAGCTGAACGAGGTCGGGTACCTCATCAAGAAGTAA